Genomic segment of Ictalurus furcatus strain D&B chromosome 9, Billie_1.0, whole genome shotgun sequence:
GAGGCAGTAGTACCAGGTACAACAGTCTCTCACCTTTCACCAATCCAATTCCTGCTCTAGCTGTTTTGGCACAGTCACATGTCATGGCAAGGCATCTGAGATAAGGCCAAGGCAGCAAACAGGCTTTGGGCAAAAGGGAATGGGGGAAAGGTTTTGCTTGTTGTGGTTAAATGAAGATTCAAATAAGAGTTCCCTTAAGTGACTGCATCTTTTTAAAGCCTAACTGATACAAGGGAAGTTTACTGCCCCTGGAAGGCTAAAGAGTAAGCAGGAGGTAGAGGGCAAGTTCACCTCTTGTGCTCTCTGCCCACTGCTGAGTTCCAATAGAGGATCTGCAGCTTATGCACCTTAATCATCCGAGATGGACAGCCTGCTGAAGATGGGCAGTCGGCGGGTGGTATCAAGGATAGGTGATTCTGAGCCACTCAGGCTCCCTCCTGAGCTGCTCTGGTAGCCCTCCTGGTCAGAGAGGGAGTCTGGCTGACTGGACGGAGACTCAAAGAGGTGGGGAGACTCAGACATGGGCCTAAAAGAGTAAGGGGTGttggatggagaggatggtgcATGGACAGTGTGATCAGCACCAGAACCACTGCTCAAGCTGGGACCAAAGAGATTGACCAGCTCCTGGCTGGAGTAAGTGAAGGGATTGCTGCTGGGCCACTCAGACAGTTCGTCTGGAGAGAACATGGGTGGAGGAGTGACAGAGGTGGGGCTGTCTCTTAGGCCTCCAGAGCTGGGAAACCCTGCGAAACTGTAACTGTGCTGGAGCCGTGGCCTTTCCAGCTTGTTGGATGTGGAGAGTGGGGATGGGGCAGCTGGAGGTCCACGGCGCTCTTCTGCATTGTGGATAAAGTGGCAGCGTGGCCCATATGGGCAGAAGCCAATGGTATGGAAGGTGCGGCAGAGTTCTGTCTTGTACTTGGGGTGGCGGCTAAGGCTGCGGAGCTCGTGAATGCCATGGGCAAACTGGCACTTGTCACCGTACTTGCATGCACCATTCTCTTCAAATGGCCTGCACAGCTCTGTTTTATAGCGGCTTGAGTTCACCTGACTGCTTCCACTGCCGCCAGATCCGGTGCACTTCTGCATCAGGCGGTCCCCGGTCTCTGAGAAAGAACGATCTCGAAGTCGGTTCtctttgttgctgctgttgccCATCCCAGGGCCTACCAACGCCAGATCTGCTTTCCCATTGCTCAGGAACTGGTTCTGGTTGAGCTTGCTGCTAGGCAAAGTGACCGAGTGCCGTCGTTGGTAAACCCCACCAATGGAGGGTGTCCCCACAGCCTTCCTGTCCAGCAGGCTCCCAGTGGGGTTGGAGATGGTCAGATTCACACCAGTGCAGGGCACAGGCATGGTGTGCGGAGCACCAAGATTGTTGTTATTGTAATTCAGCATTTTGTTGTTCTGGAAATCAAAGTGAAACAAAAAGTTTGATCAGTGTATAGCTTCATTAAGGTAATCTGAATAAACAGATTATGCATCAATATTACATCATGGaaatttaagcatttattttgcCTAGTAGTCTTAGTCAAGGCATAAAAGGTGTAAACAGAGCTCATGTCTTTGCAGTGCTGTCAATTCATTaggttctttttattttaaaaaactcaTGAGCTAATAAGCCTATAGTACAGCCAGTTTGGTAAGCTGCCTCCACAGGAATGCATTTCTGCTCAAGTAAACGAAACACATCAAGTGTAAGCAACAGGCCAATGTTGTAGGACAATAAACACCACTCTGCAGTGACAAGCAACATCTTCAAACAGGGGTATTATGTACATCACCTAGATGCTAATTTACCAAGTCCAATGGTCTCAGTCATATCTTCTTCAGTTAAAATACTCTACTTATGTCCATATAAGTAACAGTGTAAACTATGCATGGTATGCAAAATACATGACACTTTCGGAAGAAATAAACGTCCTTGAGGAGGGATAAAATAACACTGTAGCTGAAAAAAGCACCaggcactctgtgtgtgtaacAGCTGCTTCCTAGCTAACAGTCTACTTTGTcaaatatatgcaaattaatTGCAGTGGCTAAAAAAAGTAGTTTGATTTATGTGTCTAGTCGTGTAAAACTACAACACAGCGTGGATGTAGGAAGAACTGGTTAATAGTGAGCAAACTTTACAGCCCTGAACAAATTAGCAAGTTAGGAAGCTAGTCAGACAGATAGCAAACTGCCTACTAAGACCAACTAAACCCGTGCTCGGGTTGTCTTCTCGGCGCTCTTCTACGATTTCTGCCATTTCTCTTTTCTCGCCTAAACAAGACCACACGATAAGCGTTGGTGGTTTttacaacatatttttttttttttttaaaccaacaaCACTCGTTTTGTGTTGTGAAATTGAAATGCTGAAATGTGACCGTGAACGCAGTTCATGTTTGTCTGCCTGGGGTCTATTAAAGACAACTAGCATTCAATCTTGGTCCAGGTTTTACTTATGGATAGTTTTTCCTGCTAAGGCGCGGCGTGGAGTTTGATTGAAAACTTTACCGCCGTGGAttttcctaacaaaatgtcGAGAGAAACGTTAACTACACTGGGCCcagcgctcacacacacacacacacacacacacacacacacacacacacacaaatctcagTCTACTGCATTGCTTCAGCGAACAAATTCCCGCCTGTTTGACTGTTACCTCCACAGcaacaagcacaaaaaaaaacacacaccactgtttATTAGCCAGCGCCATTTTAACGctgatgttatatatatatatatatatttatacataaacaAGTTAAGCAGCGCATTCCACAGCACTAACTGAGCTAAAGGGGAAcatcagaaacttttttttcccgtaCCTTGTTGTTGATAACTTCGCTGAAGTCAAACAGAGGCGGCACCACAGCCGTGGTCATTTtcggaaaataaataaataaaccccgcGAAACTAAAGGACACTTTGCGGTGTGTTACAACTGGATTCACGGCGTGTGAACTTTCCCTTGCCCTTACAGAGAACCCCCTCTACCCAGTCCGTACCGCGAAGCGTTCACTTTATAAAACCACGCAGGAGGAGCTACAGGCGCGTCAAGACCCAAGGGCGtttcgtttctttctttctttctttctttcttttttttttcctcgggTGAATCAGGttttccccctccctctgtAACCCAGACCTGCACAGCAGCACAGGCCTACTTTCACAATAGTTATTTCATGATCTTGTGCACgcacgcatgcatgcatgctGTAGCTTGAaagtaactaataataataatgctattgTATATGGCTTGCATGTATGCATGTTTGGACAAACTTATCgagaaagataaataaaagcacaagcACTCCGTTTGCATAATACACGACATTAGCAACAGTAGGCTGGTAGCATGCTAAATAGATTTCCTGTGTTGTCTTTATTTTGTGGTTTTTGTCTTAGTGTGACTTTCCTCCTTGCTATTTACAActgtttttgtggaattcagtgagCAACAAGTTGCAGAAGCTTTCTCAGTCACTGAATCAACCCTGCTTGAGTTTTTATCTCATTGCTTCAGGATAACAGCTAGGGTCAAAAAGTGGTTTTGTTTGCTCACTTACACTTAATTAGACTAAAAACCGCATGTCTTTTTCTctataatattacaaatatcTTGGACTACATTTGGATTCCACAACATGGCtatagggggggaaaaaaccctcaTATATTCTACAGAGTTTTAATTCGGTCTAAAGGGTTCTACATGGAAAGGAAACCCTCGTTTTATGGTTCTATATAGAACTTTTAGGGGTTTACGGCTACCCTATGATTCCTTGCCTGAGTTGCCTAATCAAATGCCTTCACATTTGGGTGGTGTAGGCTTGTTTTGGGTGGTGTAGGCTTGACCTTAGTTTTGGCTTTTGTAATTAATGTAGCTAATGTTTAGGCTAATTTCTAACTTAAAACATCACATTTAAAAGCTCACACAAACATGCAGTATGATTTGTATTTTAGTTGGATCCATAGAAAATGCACTTAATTTGTTATAGCAAATATAGCAGCTGACGAATGTGGTTTCAAAACTTCACCTATGGTAATGGACATACTATTTACTATAAGAGTATGTGTTTTTGACGCTTGGCTCATTTGATTACACTTAATGGATTTTAACTGAAAAGAGGTTCTTTAAGAGGATTACTCcttcaggatgttttttttctttgcctgcAAAAGAAATTTAAATCCATAGTGACCTTGCCAAAGTTCTGATATTCATTCTGCTTTTACTGCTTTTAACTGTGAGAACGATGAAatcctatttttttttggtgactAAAGTGTAACTCTATCCAAATCCATTATAGCCAACCAAAGTCTTCCTGCTCCTGTTCCCTGAGTGGGCAGCTGCTTGACGTGCATCATATGGGCAGTGTCATTCTCTGGCTGTTTGGTGGAGGACGAAAGTAATAAGCAGAGCCGGGGAGAAGAAAAGAAGTTGTTTACAAAAAAGTTAGGAGGAGGGGAGCGCGAAGGAGGAAGATTTACGGAGCATGTTTATTACCACACTTCAGGGTGTGTGGGCGTGTAAAGGGGTGGGGGTAGTTGGGTGTCAAAGCATTCCCCTTTTTAAGCCACTGCTTGGCTAGAAGTGGAAGTCCTCAGATTGGGCTTTTGTGTGGTTGGATGACAGATAAAATGTTGATTATAAAAGCCAAGGCATACACAATTTAGCTGAACAACCTGGGTTTTGCAAGGTATTTTACATGTATAGGACtagctatccatccattcatgaTGTTTACAAAGTGTGAACTCTGTGGAAGGTGTGTTTATTTCCACATAAAATAAGTTTTACAAGTTTAAGTCACACAGTCTCACTTCTGTGTTTAATACATGAGCCTGTAGACAAGAAGCAAAACATGTAATACCTGCACTTCAGCCAGCCTTCAGCTTGCTAATCAATTTATTTACATCTCAACGGTATAGATGGTTTATGTGGGTGCACTAAATCCTTTCAAGATTTAGAAGGTAGTCATGCGTCAGCTGTAGCTGATGCACAAATTCACTGCTTATCAGACATTAAatcacgttttttttgttgttgttattatttaattattgttaaaaaagatcattttgttATTAATACCGTAAACTTTGACAAGTTGAGAGTCACAGTGAGGTTTCAGGAAAAAACAGTTCAATAATCAAGTGTAGGTTATCTACATACTGTTTAGACAGTCCTGCAGTGTAGCCCACTTAACTGTAGAGGGAGTTTGCAATGCCACCAATACCATAAATACCACTATTATACATCATGCTTTTCATTTCTCATGTCCACAGTACACATGTTAAATGTTCTATGTTATATTTGCAGCATGTGGCGATGGAAATTAATTGGATTTTAGGATTATCCAATGCAATTTGTATGTTTAGACAGAAACCTGAACATCTGTAATATAGTTGAATCCATGTAAGAAATGTTTTTGAATAGTGTTTCAATggagtgtttaaataaaatcatattttttgTCAGCCATGCACAATATGTACTCTGTGATTTCAGTTGCTCTGTTCCATTTCGTGCCACTCAAGCCAAGCTTTTTCAGAAGAAAGTAAATTTTAAATGAGAAGAAATTAATTGACCATAAAAACTTGGCCACAACATTGTTAGTGGTGCACCACCCGTCTTTAGTCATTCTGTTCCCATGAAATGCTTCTGAGAGGCAAGTTTTTGTCTCCTGTCCCTTTTTATACATGAAATTTAGATGAACCCTGATTTTTGGACTAGTCAGAGGCTTTCTTTTCGAACCAATAAGTGTGATTTCTTTTGCCAGCTGTTTTGTAAGGATGTGCTTACTGGTGTATATAGCCTAATTGTGaattaaacacaacacactttctctcacttGAGTGATCTTTTCTATCTTAATTTCTATTCTACTTTAATTTTGTTCCCTTTCTCTTAAAACCTTACTGGTACACTGACCACTGCAGCTGACTATAAAGTCTAATGTATGGCAATGACTGCTAAATcccaagagagggaaaaaaaacctatcAAAGTTCAACAACAACAGGAAGCCAAGAGAGAGATGAGTGTGGCTATTGAAATAGAATTTGCTGACTAGAGTGTCTGTCTATAGAGTTGATCGTGTGAATTGTAAGGTCAGTTTCCTTCTTGACCAGGTTTCCTGCCCTACAGACCAAGAGGAAGGGTGGAATTAGCCAAATGGTCCATCTTTATACCTTGAGTGTCATGGTTGGCACAAAAAGCACTCCCAACCTCTCATCATTCACATATGCAGAACTAGAACTGCACAATGAATGAGACACgtagatgggtgacaaattaaaggacatggtggctctgttatgctgtgaTCATTTAGCCATTATGGTTTGGGATTACTTGTCCCATTAAAGCACAACATTACTGAAAATCAATTCAAAGTTATTctaactgattttctgtaactcATTTTCTGTCCtcatgggagtggtctcttccaggatgacagtGGAGATTTTGGACCAACATTTGGACAGCATTCCACACCACcatcataaaaacacaatttgaggacatatcttttggaagaatggtgaaGAACAGGCGCAGCATGTTACTAAGACACtatatgttgttgtttctttaaaTCTGTGACCAATCTGTATATACTGCACAATCCATATCGCATTGCAGTTGCTTTGAATTCAGTGATTTTGAGAACTATCCCAGGGTGACCACCCCTGTGACCTGACCCAGAACAGGTGTCATGGCTGGGTTGCAGACACCCCTGAAATGAGATATTAGTGAGCCATTCACTCAACACATGCAAAATCGATGAACACTGAGAATGACAAACAGCGTGGGAACATTGCAGGCCATTCTCTTGAGGAGAACTGACCTCAGTCCATCTGTCTCCATTCTGCAGCCACCCATACCCTCTGGACCTTACCTGTGTGGCTATCACTGGACTAGAATTACTCAGCCCATGTGTGCAGAGCTGGACAATAAACAAGGCTGAGTACATGTGCCAGTTTGAGAGATGATCATTCAATCATGCAGACACTACAGCAAGTTTTGTTGAAGTAATTGTGAAGTTGGAGGAAATGGTTCCATGCTCAGTGTTTGTACATTTATCTCAGTTGGACAATACTGAATGCTATTTTAGAGTATAGAGTTAGAGTTTTTCTAGGTAAGACTAGTCAGATCAATTTGTGTTACTACATTTATTCTCAAGCCCTATTAAAAACTCAGTAGTGAGATATCTTGTGGCTGGTTGTGCTTGAGAGTCCTTTTACGGTCTCTGCTGCTTTATTTATGATCTATGCTCTGGTCATTTCTGTTCACAATCTCGTACTTCTGAATCACGCTTGCACATTTGTCTCACTTATGTAATCTGTGTACACAGTGTacacactgttttgtttttttagatgcacAGCAACAAATGCATTTCCAGTGAGCAGTAAAACAATGCATTCAGCAGAGGTGCATTCAAGTAACATTTATGTTACTCCTGATAATAAAGTTACAGGTGTCTCCAAAATCGTAGAAAACCAAACCTCATCACGTTCTGATGTAAACCTTGTCATTTAATATGACTCCGTTCCTGCCCTGTTGTAATACTCTTGTTCATTTTTCGTATTAATGATTAGGACGGGAAAGAGAAGCCCACTGTACAATGCTAAAGGTATTTGGGATGAGGTTGTGCAACCGCAAGGCTGTAAGTTGCtcatttctctgtttttttctgagATCAAGTAAGACATAGGATTTAAACAGACTTTCATGTGCTCTGCCAAAAAATCTCAGTGTTTGACCTTTGATTTTGATTTCACAAATGGTTTCAATCATACACTTAGAAACTGCCTTTCACTGCTCACAGTCCATGTATGAAGTCTAATGCCCTTTAAATACTCTTTGGTCAAAGAGTTGTCTGCTCatgctgtttctttcttttaagaATCTGACACTTAATCTTTTAAATACAGggctgaaatgaaaaaaagaaaagaaaagacatcaTCGTAAAGATACCAGGGTAATCAGGAAGAACAGGCTTTGAAATTTCCTTtcacctactttttttttagttctcaTGAGATAGAGAGAAACGTGAGTCATAGCCAAAAGAGATATTTTTGTGGCTCTTTCAAGAAAGTTTTTCATACAGCCATTCTCGCAGCTCATTCAGTTCCTTTTTAAGCTAGCAGAGAAGTAGGGCACATACTGGTGAAAGATAAATTCTATCTCAAACCTTTAGTTGattttttaaagcatgaaactgttattatttagtttttatccGTGGGACATACcaagttttgtttttggaaataaagtttaaaaCTGAATTCTATAATCAGATGTGCAGGAGAAACCTCAGTCTTTCTGTGTTTCTTACTCTGGTTTGGGGCCGAGATGCAGCTGTGTGGAGTCCTCTGGGTTTCATAATGGAACTAATCATCTCATTTGCTTGTGTTGTTCCCCTGTGTTTCTGCAGTTGACTAAGTTGTGCCAGATCTGAGTGTAAACCAGTGTTCTCACTCCCCTGTTCTGCATTTAAACTCTACACTGTGCTTCAGGCTGAGTATAAATGATATTGACTATCATATATCCATCTGTGTTTGTCAGGGTATGCTTTACTCAGTTCTCATCCCTATGTATTTTTCAGAATAATGCATGTGTATGAAAATGCAGAGagaaggaaagtgtgtgtgagagagggacagagcCAACAGGAAACTGGAATCAATTAAgccctccaccctgtgtgtccACTGTGGATACTGCTGGCGTACCCAAGCATACAAGCCCCTAACCTCAGGCTCTCCAAGCCAACCCCATTTCTCAAAGGCTAGTCTCTCATAGCTGCCCGCACTGTTTTGTCAGCTCTTTCTATGTCCCAACATTATGTCTCTATTGTGTG
This window contains:
- the zfp36l1a gene encoding mRNA decay activator protein ZFP36L1a translates to MTTAVVPPLFDFSEVINNKNNKMLNYNNNNLGAPHTMPVPCTGVNLTISNPTGSLLDRKAVGTPSIGGVYQRRHSVTLPSSKLNQNQFLSNGKADLALVGPGMGNSSNKENRLRDRSFSETGDRLMQKCTGSGGSGSSQVNSSRYKTELCRPFEENGACKYGDKCQFAHGIHELRSLSRHPKYKTELCRTFHTIGFCPYGPRCHFIHNAEERRGPPAAPSPLSTSNKLERPRLQHSYSFAGFPSSGGLRDSPTSVTPPPMFSPDELSEWPSSNPFTYSSQELVNLFGPSLSSGSGADHTVHAPSSPSNTPYSFRPMSESPHLFESPSSQPDSLSDQEGYQSSSGGSLSGSESPILDTTRRLPIFSRLSISDD